The Prevotella melaninogenica genome has a segment encoding these proteins:
- the rfbB gene encoding dTDP-glucose 4,6-dehydratase — MKTYLVTGAAGFIGANYIKYLLHKKYVNEDIKVIVLDALTYAGNLGTIKDDIDNERCIFVKGDIRDRELADKLFAEYDIDYLVNFAAESHVDRSIEDPQLFLSVNILGTQNLMDAARRAWVTGKDEQGYPTWKEGKRYHQVSTDEVYGSLGAEGYFTEETPLCPHSPYSASKTSADHFVMAYHDTYHMPISITRCSNNYGPYHFPEKLIPLIINNILEGKKLPVYGEGLNVRDWLYVEDHCKAIDIVVREGRVGEVYNVGGHNEMKNIDIVKLTIKTIHDMMAEDKNLRTILKKQVKTANGDIDISWINEELITHVPDRLGHDARYAIDPTKIKNELGWYPETMFAAGIVKTIRWNLEHQDWIQEVTSGDYQKYYDMMYTKKGR, encoded by the coding sequence ATGAAAACTTATTTAGTAACTGGTGCTGCTGGTTTTATCGGTGCAAACTACATTAAGTATTTACTTCATAAGAAGTATGTGAATGAAGATATTAAAGTTATCGTCCTCGATGCACTTACATATGCAGGTAATCTCGGTACTATCAAAGATGATATTGATAACGAGCGTTGCATCTTTGTAAAGGGTGACATTCGTGATCGTGAACTTGCCGACAAACTCTTTGCTGAATATGATATTGACTACCTCGTAAACTTTGCAGCTGAAAGTCATGTTGACCGTTCAATTGAAGACCCACAGTTGTTCCTTTCAGTAAACATTCTCGGTACACAGAACCTCATGGATGCTGCACGTCGTGCATGGGTGACAGGTAAGGACGAACAGGGTTATCCAACATGGAAAGAAGGAAAGCGTTATCATCAGGTATCAACAGACGAGGTGTATGGTTCATTGGGAGCAGAAGGCTACTTTACAGAGGAGACTCCACTCTGCCCACATAGCCCATATTCTGCCAGCAAGACAAGTGCTGACCATTTTGTAATGGCTTATCACGACACTTATCATATGCCTATCAGTATTACACGTTGTTCAAACAACTATGGTCCTTACCACTTCCCAGAAAAGTTGATTCCATTAATTATCAATAACATCCTCGAGGGAAAGAAACTCCCAGTATATGGTGAGGGTTTGAATGTACGCGACTGGTTGTATGTAGAGGATCATTGCAAAGCTATTGATATAGTTGTACGTGAAGGTCGTGTAGGTGAAGTTTACAATGTTGGTGGACATAATGAAATGAAGAATATCGACATCGTTAAACTCACAATAAAGACTATCCATGACATGATGGCAGAGGATAAGAATCTCCGTACTATCCTCAAGAAGCAGGTCAAAACCGCAAATGGTGACATTGATATTAGCTGGATAAATGAAGAGTTAATCACACATGTCCCAGACCGTCTTGGTCATGATGCACGTTATGCCATTGACCCAACAAAGATAAAGAATGAGTTAGGTTGGTATCCTGAAACAATGTTTGCTGCCGGTATTGTAAAAACTATCCGTTGGAACTTAGAGCATCAAGACTGGATTCAAGAGGTTACTTCTGGAGATTACCAAAAGTACTATGACATGATGTACACAAAAAAAGGAAGATAA